GTCTTGtgtagacaaaacacacacacaagaaaaatggCCAAGCTTCTTCAGCTGGGAGAAGATCCTCCCCCAGAACAGACACCTGTTGCTTGTCCACTGCTATGGATGGGTTAGGGTGCAGACTGCAGCTCGGCTCACAATCCCCACAGCTCACACTGTCTGGCCCCTGCTGATGTGTCTGTGAATCCCCGTGTAGCAGACATCAAGAGAGTGATGATGTCAGATATAGCAAAGTGGATTTATTTAGAGTTCTACCAAAACAGATGAGAAAAGAGGAACTCTCAGTAAGTCTTCCTGTCTCACACACAGAACTGTCACCATCTACAGACAAGAAGAGACAGAACCAATGCGCTTACACCCACAGGACATGTGGGTGTCACTTAGCTGTTGGTAAAATTACCACAGCTGAGAGGAGAGCCTGTCTCTCCCTGCCTGGAGCTTCACCTCCAGCTGGTGATTCCTCCTGAGAGCAGAGCTGACAGTAAATGGTGAAAACAGAACCTAAGTCCTGGGTGACTATGTGGCAGAACCTTAGGCCTGCCTGGACTCCAACCTGCGTggatggaggcaggcaggcagcccaCAGGGAAGACAGCCCTGCCCTCATGGCTCCTTCTTAACTCTCTCCTCTAGTTGAGCCCAAGGTGACTGTGTACACTACAAAGACACAGCCTCTGGGACACCACAACCTCCTGGTCTGCTCTGTGAGTGATTTCTACCCTGGCAGCGTTGAAGTCAGATGGTTCCGGAATGGTGAGGAGGAGAAGGCTGGAGTCGTGTCCACGGGCCTGATCCTAAATGGAGACTGGACCTTCCAGACGCTGGTGATGCTGGAGATGGTTCCTCAGGGTGGAGATGTTTACACCTGCCAGGTGGAGCATCCCAGCCTGGCCAGCCCTGTCACAGTGGAGTGGAGTGAGTGGTAACTTCTAGACTCTGTGAATGCTCGCCCACCAGGGAGGGGGCGTGGCTTATCCCTGCCTGTCAACCTTTTCTGACCCTATGAATGCCTGCCCAGCATGGAAGGGGCGTGGCTTAGCCCTGCTTGTCAGCTTTCTCCACCCACACACTCTTTCCACTGGTTTTGTGCTATCCTCTCTTTCAGCATGGCTCACAGGGTAGGTGTGTGAAGCTTCTACAAGCACCTTTGCCCCCTGGGAAGCAGTTATGCCCCCATATACTCATCTGATCCTGCCAGTGATATCACAGGCCCTGGAATCTTCTTGGCCCTGGcacagcctctgcctctggctgGGTTGGGTTTCTTTGCTGCTGGTGATAAGGATGAACAAGGAGCAGTGCAGACTCATGGCTGACCTCAGGGTCACAGCTCTGCCTTTgcttcccctcagagctcagcGGCTTCCTGTCAGCTCAGCTCAGTGTGGCCATATTTAAGGCTCTTCATGGTGTGAGCCTCTTcctgtttggtttgtttctcaACATGACCAGGAGTGTGCACTTCCAGCTCTTCTAGAACACGCTTCTTCCTTGGTCTCAAAGCTCTGAGTCTCAGGGGTCCTCAGTGGACATGGGATTTGGGCTAAATTTCTCCAAACCTTTGGCTTCCCTTCTCAGAGGCGCAGTCCTCATCTGCACAAAACAAGATGCTGAGTGGAGTCGGGGGCTTCGTGCTGGGTCTGCTTTTCCTTGGAGCTGGGCTGTTCATCTACTTCAGGAACCAGAAAGGTAAGGAGCCAGGTGGGGGCCTCGGCTCCATAGCGTTTCTGGGAAGAACCATGGCTTTGTTCTGAGGACATTGGTCCTGTGACCTCAGCACTCAATGGACTCTGGACACAACAGTCTGTAGTTACTTGATTGAACCCTGAGGAGGGATAACACATGGGAACAGTTAAGGTGATTCTGGCTTGAGACCTGAGGACAGAGGAAGACTGGGGAAGAGCCATGGGCACTGCTGGTGATTGAAGCTCCCTGAGCCCCTCCCTCTGTCCATGCTCCTCTTGGACTTGTGTGCTTTGGGTGGTGTTACCAGAGGAATCTCAGGCAACAGTTCAGAGTCTGGGGACATGTGTCTGGGGACAAATCTGCTACCATGCATGTAAGCATctatttcattctctcttttctaGGACAGTCTGGACTTCAGCCAACAGGTAACGACCTTCCGTCTTTTCTCAGAGATAGATCTGTTTTCCATACAGTATGGGTCCTGGGGTGATGGACACAGGGCAGAACAATGGGGAAGACTGAGATCCAGGCCTGGCCAGGCAGTTTGCACTGAGTCTTGCTCCCTGAACTTACTGAAGGCCTGTGCTCTTAAGCAGCATTGACTCGGGACGTGAGAAGttcctctctgctccctgccaTGTTGTCAGGAGAGGCCTGAGGTGGTCAGAGAAGCCACTGCAGAATTAGGTTAGGTCTAGAAACACCCCTGTTCTCTGTGTTCTGCAGGACTTCTGAGCTGAGTTGAGGCCATAAGGCTGAAGTAAGGagttctctccctgtctccacaTCATCAAAACATGTCCTGTTTGGCCCACATTCCTCCAGAGACATGCTCTCCCAGGACCTGGCTCCTCCTGATTCTCTATCTTGGAGATCTGTGCTCCTGATGGCTGCTTAGCCCCTGGACAGGCCTTGCACCCTCTGGGACAGAGGCCCCTCTCCTCACCTCCCCTGATACCTTTTGTCCCTTGCCCTTTGTCTGGTGTTTTTGAGCCAGTCTGCTGTTATATGCTTTTTTACGtttttctcaaataaacaaagaatgaaagtcatCTGCCTCAAAGTTTCAAGCAGAAGAACTACCAAAGATAGAAGAAACGCCACTGTAAGACACTGTTCATGCATAATAAGCATGGGGCATAGTGTACAAGAAATAAATTCAGTTTTAATTTGTTACTTGTCAATTAGAGGATATTTCTGATTTGGATTAAATTTGAGAACACAACATATGATCAATCAGTACAGACCCAGTCATTTAAGCACACAGGAAGGGATGTCTGTGAGAGGCTGTTAGAGGAGGGAGATGTTGATGTGGGCCTTGTCACAGTCTAAGTGAGAACACAGTTGGGGCCACGCTCCAAATCCTGCAGGCTCCGTCCTTTGCTCTGTGGAGAAGCTGGATGGGAAGAGAAAGGTACTTGAATTGCTCAAGAATCTGGACAATTCTGCTGTTGGCTTCAACTTGATGAACCAGTCTGCAGATACCTGAGGCTTTGCTTTACACACAAGGATAcatgctaaaaaacaaaacaaaacaagccatgGACTATAACaatttaaggaaaaagaaaccgACTAGTCAAGCAAAATGATGACTCAAAGCGTAATATGCTGTTAGGTAATTTCCTGAGGGATGTATGTTTCCTATAGAAATTATATATGAAGTAACCATATGAGGAGCAAGGAGATGGCACAGGGC
The sequence above is drawn from the Arvicanthis niloticus isolate mArvNil1 chromosome 20, mArvNil1.pat.X, whole genome shotgun sequence genome and encodes:
- the LOC117724155 gene encoding H-2 class II histocompatibility antigen, I-E beta chain, with amino-acid sequence MMWLRRVPCVAVVILLLTVLSPPVALIRDPRPRFLEQVKHECHFYNGTQRVRFLDRYIYNREEYARFDSDVGEYRAVTELGRPDAEYWNSQQGVLEDARAAVDTYCRYNYGVFDSFAVQRRVEPKVTVYTTKTQPLGHHNLLVCSVSDFYPGSVEVRWFRNGEEEKAGVVSTGLILNGDWTFQTLVMLEMVPQGGDVYTCQVEHPSLASPVTVEWKAQSSSAQNKMLSGVGGFVLGLLFLGAGLFIYFRNQKGQSGLQPTGLLS